One window from the genome of Marinobacter sp. LV10R510-11A encodes:
- the gspM gene encoding type II secretion system protein GspM yields MLTKLKEQPSVGKLIAQYDQLPKRDQQALTVLAIAVLLGILYFVVWSPVASFHDQAAASKENASELVAWMQSNEPAIRRLGSSGAGTAATSADVPADGRALMGLVTRSARESGLTLQRFEPSGESAIRVWLEAVPYSEVAAWLEMLNGKHGVVIDQAALDRSGEPGRVSVRLTLAI; encoded by the coding sequence ATGTTGACGAAACTGAAAGAGCAACCGTCGGTTGGAAAGCTGATTGCACAGTATGACCAGCTCCCTAAGCGCGACCAGCAGGCACTCACGGTGCTGGCTATTGCCGTACTTCTCGGGATTCTCTATTTCGTGGTGTGGAGCCCAGTTGCGAGTTTTCACGATCAGGCTGCTGCAAGCAAAGAAAACGCCTCAGAACTGGTGGCTTGGATGCAATCCAACGAGCCGGCTATTCGTCGCCTGGGTAGCAGTGGAGCAGGGACGGCAGCTACATCAGCAGATGTCCCCGCCGATGGCCGTGCACTAATGGGCTTGGTAACTCGCTCTGCAAGGGAATCTGGCCTTACGCTGCAGCGTTTTGAACCCAGCGGTGAGAGTGCCATCCGGGTATGGCTGGAAGCGGTTCCATATTCAGAGGTTGCAGCTTGGCTTGAAATGCTCAATGGTAAGCATGGTGTGGTGATTGATCAGGCCGCGTTGGATCGCTCCGGCGAACCCGGCCGGGTATCTGTCCGGTTAACACTGGCAATCTGA
- the gspK gene encoding type II secretion system minor pseudopilin GspK has product MTTCDCIALPKKQQGVALIMVLLAMALVVMLASGMTQQQNVRVFKAGHYLAQQQGRSIALGAEAFARQILVRDFEEDKEDSLMVDSLDEFWAMNAAVLPLDANGVAEVQIDGLGGRINLNDLVSANGQVDPITKDRITRLLIALGITGISVDALVDWIDPDDQTISAYGAEDGQYLMAEPGFRAANQPFVSVSELRLIEGMTEEIYVALRPHVATLPVVGLGINVNTATAEVLMSLHEELTTAQAASILEKREEEPFESLQDFMALPEFAALGLKPIGLGLQTRFFEVVSRITYDNRVVNMVSTVFRDQEGNVRTVHRDTGQKNRITKEPYTISEG; this is encoded by the coding sequence ATGACCACCTGCGACTGTATTGCGTTGCCAAAAAAACAACAGGGTGTCGCGCTGATTATGGTGCTGCTGGCTATGGCGCTGGTGGTTATGCTGGCCTCAGGGATGACTCAGCAGCAAAACGTGCGAGTGTTCAAAGCTGGTCACTATCTGGCGCAGCAACAGGGTCGCAGCATTGCCTTGGGGGCTGAAGCCTTTGCCCGCCAGATTCTGGTGCGGGATTTTGAAGAAGATAAGGAAGACAGCCTGATGGTCGACAGCCTTGATGAGTTCTGGGCGATGAATGCGGCTGTCTTGCCCCTGGATGCTAACGGGGTGGCGGAGGTTCAGATAGACGGCCTGGGCGGACGGATAAACCTTAATGATCTGGTTTCTGCGAACGGCCAGGTGGACCCAATAACCAAGGATCGTATCACCCGCTTGCTGATTGCCCTCGGAATTACCGGCATTTCGGTAGATGCCTTGGTGGACTGGATTGATCCAGACGATCAAACAATCAGTGCTTATGGCGCGGAAGACGGTCAGTACCTGATGGCTGAGCCTGGGTTTCGCGCTGCGAATCAACCCTTTGTTAGCGTGTCGGAACTCCGGCTAATTGAGGGCATGACAGAAGAAATATACGTGGCCCTGCGACCTCATGTGGCCACCTTGCCGGTGGTTGGGCTGGGTATCAACGTGAATACCGCGACCGCCGAAGTTTTGATGTCATTGCATGAAGAGCTGACGACAGCCCAAGCAGCGTCTATTCTTGAAAAGCGCGAGGAAGAGCCGTTCGAAAGCCTTCAGGACTTCATGGCCCTCCCGGAATTTGCAGCGCTTGGCTTGAAACCCATAGGGCTGGGGCTGCAAACCCGTTTTTTTGAAGTTGTTTCACGGATTACCTACGATAACCGTGTTGTAAATATGGTGAGTACGGTTTTTCGTGATCAGGAAGGTAATGTCCGGACGGTTCACAGGGATACCGGACAAAAGAATCGCATTACCAAAGAGCCCTATACTATCTCGGAAGGATAA
- the gspJ gene encoding type II secretion system minor pseudopilin GspJ: MRRQQGFTLLEVLVAITITAVIGIGVWQVLSGVILSRDRVDELAEQFDGLQRAMLLLERDITQIVNRPARDLYGDFKPALTSREDEFALMLTRQGWRNPLGIRRSSLQRVGWEYTGTELRRRYWPTLDQGQEDNSRDLLLLEGVTAFDIRFLNEENTWEPEWPSGEAMAALSPGSRPDISFPLGMEITLEHERFGELVRTFVLPDFDLAGAQGLVNQVNEARSKNDEDDDADIPGTTGPGG, translated from the coding sequence ATGAGGCGCCAGCAAGGCTTTACGCTTCTTGAGGTTCTGGTGGCCATTACCATTACCGCGGTGATTGGTATTGGCGTGTGGCAGGTGCTTAGCGGAGTGATCCTTTCCCGTGACAGAGTTGATGAGCTTGCCGAACAGTTTGATGGCCTGCAGCGGGCCATGTTGCTTTTAGAGCGGGACATTACCCAGATAGTAAATCGACCGGCCCGGGATCTATACGGTGACTTCAAGCCCGCTTTGACCAGCCGTGAAGATGAGTTTGCGCTCATGTTGACACGGCAGGGCTGGCGCAATCCACTGGGTATCCGGCGCAGCAGTCTGCAACGGGTTGGCTGGGAATACACCGGCACCGAACTGCGCCGCCGGTATTGGCCAACATTGGATCAGGGCCAGGAAGACAATAGTCGGGATTTGTTGTTGCTTGAAGGTGTTACCGCGTTCGATATTAGGTTTCTCAACGAAGAAAACACCTGGGAGCCAGAATGGCCTTCAGGTGAGGCCATGGCGGCATTGAGCCCCGGCAGCCGCCCGGATATATCGTTTCCTTTGGGTATGGAAATTACGCTGGAACACGAGCGTTTTGGCGAACTCGTGCGAACCTTTGTTCTGCCAGACTTTGATCTTGCGGGTGCACAGGGCCTTGTTAACCAAGTAAACGAAGCCCGTAGCAAGAATGATGAAGACGACGATGCAGATATTCCAGGCACGACAGGGCCGGGAGGCTAA
- the gorA gene encoding glutathione-disulfide reductase: protein MSDSQDYDLIVIGAGSGGVRLARMSAGRGARVAVIESRYLGGTCVNVGCVPKKLFVYGAHVKDELEDAAGYGWNVPMDGVSFDWPTLVANKNTEIERLNGIYGRLLENAGVTVIEGTASIKDPSTIVVGDKEYTTAHITVATGSWPVIPDIPGKECILTSNEMFYLPQLPKQAVVWGGGYIAVEFAGILAGLGVETTMLYRGDLFLRGFDGDVRRFAEQEMRKKGVRLEFGVTIESVEAENSHYRVKLSNGEFMETGLVMAATGRRALVDGLGLTELGIELNGSGHVVVDDYFQTSVPSVTALGDVIGTPQLTPVALAQAMVLSRRMFGDGEGEMDYTAIPTAVFCQPNIGTVGFTEEEAREAGHTLRIYRSEFRPMKYILSGRDERCLMKLVVDDVTDRVLGAHMVGPDAGEITQGLAVAIKAGATKAQFDSTMGIHPTSAEEFVTMREPVA, encoded by the coding sequence GTGTCTGACAGCCAGGATTATGATCTGATTGTTATTGGTGCCGGTTCCGGTGGTGTGCGCTTGGCGCGTATGTCTGCTGGGCGTGGCGCCCGGGTAGCGGTTATTGAATCCCGCTATCTTGGTGGTACCTGCGTTAACGTTGGCTGTGTGCCCAAAAAACTGTTTGTTTACGGGGCGCATGTTAAAGACGAACTGGAAGACGCAGCAGGTTATGGCTGGAATGTACCCATGGACGGTGTCAGCTTCGACTGGCCCACGCTTGTCGCCAATAAAAATACCGAAATAGAAAGGCTCAACGGTATTTATGGGCGCTTGCTCGAGAACGCTGGCGTGACCGTTATTGAAGGCACGGCATCCATAAAGGATCCGAGTACGATTGTTGTGGGCGATAAGGAATACACAACCGCCCACATAACCGTAGCGACCGGAAGCTGGCCAGTGATTCCGGACATTCCGGGCAAGGAGTGCATTCTCACTTCAAATGAGATGTTTTATCTGCCTCAGCTGCCTAAGCAGGCGGTGGTATGGGGTGGTGGTTATATTGCGGTAGAGTTCGCCGGCATTCTGGCCGGCCTTGGTGTGGAAACCACCATGCTGTACAGAGGCGATCTTTTCCTTCGCGGTTTTGATGGTGATGTGCGCCGATTTGCCGAGCAGGAAATGCGGAAAAAAGGCGTGCGGTTGGAGTTTGGCGTAACGATTGAATCTGTGGAAGCTGAAAACTCCCACTACCGAGTCAAACTCAGTAATGGCGAGTTTATGGAGACCGGCCTTGTTATGGCGGCAACAGGCAGAAGGGCGCTAGTAGATGGCTTGGGCCTGACAGAACTGGGTATCGAGCTTAACGGGTCCGGGCATGTGGTGGTCGATGACTATTTCCAGACCTCAGTACCTTCAGTAACCGCTCTTGGCGATGTTATTGGTACGCCGCAGTTAACCCCGGTGGCACTCGCTCAAGCTATGGTGCTGTCCCGCAGGATGTTTGGAGATGGCGAGGGCGAGATGGATTACACCGCGATTCCTACCGCTGTGTTCTGTCAGCCCAACATTGGAACTGTGGGATTCACGGAAGAAGAAGCGCGGGAAGCCGGGCATACCCTGAGAATCTACCGCTCTGAGTTTCGGCCTATGAAGTATATTCTGAGCGGCCGCGATGAACGCTGCCTGATGAAGCTTGTGGTCGATGACGTAACAGACCGAGTGCTTGGCGCGCACATGGTTGGCCCGGATGCTGGTGAGATAACTCAGGGGCTTGCCGTGGCTATTAAGGCCGGTGCAACCAAGGCCCAGTTTGATTCCACCATGGGCATACACCCAACGTCTGCAGAAGAGTTTGTCACCATGCGTGAGCCTGTGGCCTGA
- the gspL gene encoding type II secretion system protein GspL: MSYRLYVRPLPPFTDPGENPDDRLFNWVLYDAGGDAQAQGSSDFRSTIEQTLSQNGLEDVLLVGLIPGDEALFCVADIPAKQSRFINQALPYAVEEQIAQDIDSVHLALGLHTQEGYRVAAVDRDRMAQWLELFRDWSHARLDAIYPDASLLPMTEGGWSVCLDGESAMMASDRGEWLSMQSANLGMFAHTMAMPPSEDVVAEVPVVIYATESEFEEQQTLLGELMVPGRLSVRQESLELMPLELLAHAHYHHLCHPINLCQRDFSVKGGKASPLKPWKPLIAVAAVWFVVQVTLEAGMGLYYQQQAEDMRQQAMTVYRDAFPNDRKAHAGNVKRVIEGQLRIAGSDGPDVDFVTLMKYTGQQYSSVASTGSVTFNSINYSQSRGELVVDVRAESYDRLSTLRNGLAGQGLDAKIGSVVNEASGARGRLTVSGG; the protein is encoded by the coding sequence ATGTCTTATCGCCTTTATGTGCGACCCTTGCCTCCCTTTACGGACCCCGGAGAAAACCCGGATGACCGTCTGTTTAACTGGGTGCTTTACGATGCTGGCGGTGATGCCCAAGCTCAGGGTAGCAGTGATTTCCGTAGCACGATCGAGCAGACACTCAGCCAGAATGGGCTTGAAGATGTGCTGCTAGTGGGCCTTATTCCGGGTGATGAAGCCCTGTTCTGTGTGGCCGACATTCCCGCAAAACAAAGCCGTTTTATAAACCAGGCTTTGCCTTACGCGGTTGAGGAGCAGATTGCCCAGGATATAGACAGCGTTCATCTTGCGCTCGGCCTCCATACGCAAGAGGGGTATCGAGTTGCTGCCGTAGATCGAGACCGGATGGCGCAATGGCTTGAGTTGTTCCGTGATTGGTCCCACGCCAGACTAGACGCCATTTACCCGGATGCTTCACTGCTTCCTATGACGGAAGGCGGGTGGTCGGTCTGTCTGGATGGCGAATCTGCCATGATGGCCAGTGACCGCGGCGAATGGCTGAGCATGCAGTCCGCAAACCTGGGAATGTTTGCACATACCATGGCTATGCCGCCTTCGGAGGACGTGGTGGCTGAAGTCCCCGTGGTGATTTACGCAACTGAAAGTGAATTTGAAGAGCAGCAGACCCTACTTGGTGAACTTATGGTGCCGGGCCGGCTTTCTGTTCGCCAAGAATCTCTGGAGCTTATGCCGCTGGAGCTGTTGGCCCATGCTCACTATCACCATCTTTGCCATCCTATCAATCTGTGCCAGCGTGATTTCTCGGTTAAAGGAGGTAAGGCAAGCCCCCTGAAACCTTGGAAGCCACTGATCGCTGTGGCTGCTGTCTGGTTTGTGGTGCAGGTAACGCTGGAAGCCGGAATGGGCCTTTATTACCAACAACAGGCCGAGGATATGCGGCAACAGGCCATGACGGTATACCGCGACGCCTTCCCCAACGATCGCAAAGCCCATGCCGGTAACGTAAAACGGGTGATTGAAGGGCAGCTGCGCATTGCAGGCTCTGATGGGCCTGATGTGGATTTTGTTACACTGATGAAATACACCGGCCAGCAATACTCAAGCGTGGCGAGTACAGGCTCGGTCACGTTTAACTCCATCAATTACAGCCAATCTCGCGGTGAGTTGGTGGTCGATGTACGTGCAGAAAGCTACGACCGTCTAAGCACTTTACGCAACGGCTTAGCGGGTCAAGGGCTAGATGCGAAAATTGGCTCAGTTGTTAACGAAGCCAGCGGTGCTCGTGGCCGCCTAACGGTATCCGGAGGTTAG
- the gspH gene encoding type II secretion system minor pseudopilin GspH: MQLGSGHKHSGFTLIEILVVLVLVGLLAAMAVFTMGGNSQQRELLNEVRELYLLMQTASDQAVLNNLELGLLFEENGYRFVAFQDEENDWKSSGERIFRAREFPEWLVATRFIESDAPRLASAEDKLRPDVVFFSSGETTPFELEFTVGSDTDYTQILASDGISPIQWQRPGDDGDNE; the protein is encoded by the coding sequence ATGCAACTGGGGTCAGGGCACAAACACAGTGGTTTTACGCTTATTGAGATACTGGTTGTCCTGGTTCTGGTCGGGCTACTTGCCGCTATGGCAGTGTTCACCATGGGTGGAAACTCGCAGCAGCGGGAGTTGCTGAATGAGGTGCGGGAACTTTACCTGCTGATGCAAACTGCCTCGGATCAGGCGGTGCTTAACAACTTGGAGTTGGGCCTGCTGTTCGAAGAAAACGGGTATCGTTTTGTCGCCTTTCAGGACGAAGAAAACGATTGGAAATCGTCAGGAGAGCGCATATTCCGGGCACGAGAGTTTCCGGAGTGGTTGGTCGCAACACGGTTTATCGAAAGTGATGCTCCCCGCCTGGCGTCGGCTGAGGACAAGCTGCGGCCGGATGTGGTGTTTTTTTCCAGTGGGGAAACCACCCCTTTTGAACTGGAGTTTACCGTCGGTAGCGACACAGATTACACCCAAATCCTGGCGTCCGATGGTATTTCGCCAATTCAGTGGCAGCGGCCTGGCGATGACGGAGATAATGAGTGA
- a CDS encoding type II secretion system protein N: protein MRSINPKVPLALTIIAGFAMVGATAWQGYSFWQSESRQAAQNSQAASQPLTDTRNTPALPLASLAFFGTAQTDGAEAQENTEDLPETNLRLFLRGVLAAVGDFPGSALIEDDKSKTDVFIVGDELPGNAKLRSVHANRVILDRSGKLENLYFPAPDEQSGMSFSSDADNIQQRSAQQDEAPAENDQQRREEIRKRLEQLRERLRTNG, encoded by the coding sequence ATGCGCTCTATTAATCCAAAGGTTCCACTTGCCCTGACTATTATTGCAGGGTTTGCCATGGTGGGTGCGACCGCATGGCAGGGTTATAGCTTCTGGCAATCGGAAAGCCGCCAAGCCGCGCAAAACAGCCAGGCTGCCTCGCAGCCGCTTACAGATACACGCAACACCCCTGCTCTGCCGCTGGCTTCCCTAGCGTTTTTTGGCACAGCCCAAACCGACGGAGCTGAAGCGCAGGAAAACACCGAGGATCTGCCAGAAACCAACCTGCGGCTTTTCCTTAGGGGCGTTCTCGCAGCCGTCGGCGACTTCCCCGGCAGCGCTTTGATAGAAGACGACAAAAGTAAGACCGACGTCTTTATCGTGGGCGATGAACTACCTGGCAATGCAAAACTCCGCTCCGTTCACGCCAACCGCGTGATTCTCGATCGCTCAGGCAAACTGGAAAACCTGTATTTTCCCGCACCCGATGAGCAGTCCGGAATGTCCTTCTCTTCCGACGCCGACAATATCCAACAAAGATCTGCGCAACAAGACGAGGCACCGGCAGAAAATGATCAGCAACGCCGAGAAGAGATTCGTAAGCGCCTTGAGCAACTCCGGGAACGCCTCCGCACCAACGGTTAG
- a CDS encoding GNAT family N-acetyltransferase, protein MSTDSDNKPEPVIVRLDISALNEARSILYDAYRNEPTFQHLFNHRKPGYSQRVRATLRELVDLYFALDQEAVGVMVDDSLVAVAFIGDPDLRLNLADQLSWKIRMVLTAGFASTRRYLDYHEKIRAMLPQPLAHQLPLMGVNPKYQNRGYGRHLLKAVQRLCEDNPRGTGLVLDTGNSRYLPFYESEGFRSLGKIRLGGFEDHILFREIHPEAKANANQN, encoded by the coding sequence ATGAGTACCGACAGTGATAACAAACCAGAACCGGTTATTGTCCGGTTGGACATCAGTGCTTTAAATGAAGCCAGATCGATTCTGTATGACGCCTACCGGAACGAGCCAACGTTTCAACACCTGTTCAATCACCGAAAACCCGGCTACAGCCAGCGTGTCCGGGCCACTCTACGTGAACTGGTTGACCTCTACTTTGCCCTTGATCAGGAAGCGGTTGGCGTGATGGTTGATGATTCGTTGGTTGCTGTGGCGTTCATCGGCGATCCGGATCTTCGTCTGAATTTGGCGGATCAGCTCAGCTGGAAAATTCGCATGGTGCTGACAGCAGGCTTTGCCTCTACCCGCCGTTATCTGGATTATCATGAGAAAATACGTGCAATGCTGCCTCAGCCACTTGCACACCAGTTGCCATTGATGGGGGTTAACCCCAAATACCAAAACCGTGGTTACGGTCGGCACCTGCTAAAAGCTGTTCAGCGGCTCTGTGAAGACAACCCGCGGGGAACCGGGCTGGTTTTGGATACAGGTAACAGCCGCTATCTGCCATTTTATGAATCGGAAGGCTTCCGTAGCCTTGGAAAAATTCGCCTCGGTGGTTTCGAGGATCACATACTGTTCCGCGAAATTCACCCAGAAGCCAAGGCAAACGCAAATCAAAATTAA
- the gspG gene encoding type II secretion system major pseudopilin GspG encodes MTMKNLSTPQSSRGFTLIEIMVVMVILGLLVAVVAPNIMGRSDQAKVTVAETQLTNISKSLDLYRLDNSHYPSTQQGLDALKSQPSGSPEPKNWNPNGYMKSIPSDPWGNDFQYVSPGTEGAYDLYSYGSDGQEGGDEDAADISIWTIGN; translated from the coding sequence ATGACGATGAAAAACCTGAGTACACCCCAATCCAGCCGAGGCTTTACCCTCATCGAAATCATGGTTGTGATGGTAATTCTCGGCCTGTTGGTAGCGGTTGTGGCACCGAATATTATGGGCCGAAGCGATCAGGCCAAGGTGACCGTTGCGGAAACGCAGCTCACCAATATTTCAAAATCGCTAGACCTGTACCGCCTCGATAACAGTCATTACCCCTCCACCCAACAAGGCCTGGATGCTTTGAAATCCCAGCCTTCTGGCAGTCCCGAGCCAAAAAACTGGAATCCTAACGGCTACATGAAAAGCATTCCATCAGACCCTTGGGGCAATGACTTCCAGTACGTGAGCCCAGGCACTGAAGGTGCCTACGATCTGTACTCTTACGGTTCCGACGGCCAAGAAGGTGGTGATGAGGATGCGGCTGATATCAGCATTTGGACCATCGGTAACTGA
- the gspF gene encoding type II secretion system inner membrane protein GspF, whose protein sequence is MPAYEYKALDARGKQKQGVVEADAPRAVRQQLREKGLTPLAVEPAVQKRSPSNPLSSGGTLAAADLALVTRQLATLIQSGIPIEQALSATAQQTSKPRIRSMLIAIRAKVMEGYTLADSLSEFPKAFPRLYRSTVAAGEHAGHLDLVLNRLADYTENRQEARQKIQLAAIYPIILSFVAIAIVVFLLTYVVPDIIDVFLKQGQELPALTQAMLAMSEFLSSYGVYLVILLVVAFMVFRYALTKPAFRMRFHKRLLHLPLFSGMVRGVNTARYASTLSILTTSGVPLVDAMRIAGEVLSNDYLRQELKEAARKVSEGGSLHRALDQSGYFPPMMLHMIASGEASGELDSMLERTATMQENTLQSKMAAIVGLFEPMMLLVMGVVVLIIVMAIMLPILNMSNLVG, encoded by the coding sequence ATGCCTGCCTACGAGTACAAAGCCCTGGATGCACGGGGAAAACAGAAACAGGGCGTGGTAGAAGCCGATGCGCCTCGTGCAGTGCGCCAACAGCTCCGGGAAAAAGGCCTCACGCCACTGGCGGTGGAGCCGGCCGTTCAGAAACGCTCCCCCAGCAACCCGCTGAGCAGCGGGGGCACTCTGGCGGCCGCCGATCTTGCGCTGGTCACGCGCCAACTGGCAACGTTGATTCAGTCTGGCATTCCTATAGAACAGGCACTCTCAGCAACGGCACAACAAACCAGTAAACCTCGTATCCGCAGCATGCTCATCGCCATTCGGGCAAAAGTAATGGAAGGCTATACGCTGGCAGACAGCCTTAGTGAATTTCCAAAAGCTTTCCCGCGGCTCTACCGTTCAACGGTTGCGGCGGGTGAGCATGCAGGGCATCTGGATTTGGTTCTGAACCGACTGGCTGATTACACAGAGAACCGACAGGAAGCGCGTCAAAAAATTCAACTTGCTGCCATTTATCCGATTATTCTGAGTTTTGTCGCGATAGCCATTGTGGTGTTTCTGCTGACTTACGTTGTGCCCGATATTATTGATGTTTTTTTAAAGCAGGGCCAGGAGTTGCCGGCGCTGACCCAAGCCATGTTGGCCATGTCGGAATTTCTTTCCAGTTACGGTGTCTATCTCGTTATTCTGCTGGTTGTGGCCTTTATGGTCTTTCGTTATGCGCTCACGAAGCCGGCCTTCCGGATGCGCTTTCATAAACGTCTGCTGCACTTGCCGCTGTTTTCCGGGATGGTTCGGGGCGTTAATACGGCGCGGTATGCCAGCACGCTAAGTATCCTTACAACCAGCGGTGTTCCATTAGTCGATGCCATGCGAATTGCCGGGGAGGTACTGTCGAATGACTATCTGCGCCAGGAGCTCAAAGAAGCCGCGCGCAAAGTCAGTGAAGGTGGCTCTTTACACCGAGCGCTGGATCAGTCCGGCTACTTTCCACCGATGATGCTACACATGATTGCCAGTGGCGAGGCCAGTGGCGAACTGGACAGCATGTTGGAGCGCACCGCGACTATGCAGGAAAACACACTGCAGTCCAAAATGGCTGCCATCGTTGGGCTTTTTGAACCCATGATGCTGCTGGTAATGGGTGTGGTGGTTCTGATTATTGTAATGGCCATCATGCTACCAATACTGAATATGAGTAACCTGGTTGGTTAG
- the gspE gene encoding type II secretion system ATPase GspE: MTTETELQPQDAPLGRLPFTFAKRNGVILTRSDEGNPVILVRPGAPHSALAEANRISGGRAIFTAIDPGHFDHALNAAYQNDSAEAMQMVEGIGDDMDLASLADSVPETEDLLEQEDDAPIIRLINAILTEAVKSSASDVHIETYEKRLIVRFRVDGVLREVVQPKRALAPLLVSRIKVMAKLDIAEKRVPQDGRISLRVAGREVDIRVSTMPSSGGERVVLRLLDKQAGAIRLESLGMAPDDLKILRQLIHRPYGILLVTGPTGSGKSTTLYASLQEINDRSRNILTVEDPIEYSLPGIGQTQVNPKVEMTFARGLRAILRQDPDVVMIGEIRDLETAEIAVQASLTGHLVLSTLHTNTAVGAITRLMDMGIEPFLISSSLVGIVAQRLVRVLCKECREAYTPTEEHCEFLQQDFAAPPTIYRAKGCEHCNNLGYRGRIGIYEVVEVTKEISALIHKRSGELDLEREARLKGPSIHADGVRKILEGATTVEEVLRVTHRGQ; encoded by the coding sequence TTGACCACAGAAACCGAACTTCAGCCGCAGGATGCTCCGCTGGGTCGTCTTCCCTTTACCTTTGCGAAGCGCAACGGCGTTATTCTGACTCGTTCAGATGAGGGCAACCCGGTTATTTTGGTCAGGCCTGGCGCTCCTCATTCTGCATTGGCGGAAGCCAACCGCATAAGCGGTGGCCGTGCGATATTTACTGCCATTGATCCGGGCCACTTTGATCACGCGTTGAACGCTGCCTATCAGAACGACTCTGCCGAAGCCATGCAGATGGTTGAAGGCATTGGCGACGACATGGACCTGGCTTCGCTTGCCGATTCTGTTCCGGAAACCGAAGATCTGTTGGAGCAGGAAGACGACGCGCCGATTATCCGCCTTATCAATGCGATTCTGACTGAGGCGGTAAAAAGCAGCGCCTCGGATGTGCATATTGAAACCTATGAAAAACGCCTGATCGTGCGGTTTCGCGTTGATGGTGTGTTGCGGGAAGTCGTGCAACCCAAACGGGCGCTGGCACCGTTGTTGGTTTCGCGGATCAAGGTTATGGCGAAACTGGATATCGCCGAAAAACGGGTACCCCAGGACGGTCGAATTTCGTTGAGGGTGGCCGGCCGTGAAGTGGATATCCGGGTTTCCACCATGCCGTCATCCGGTGGCGAACGCGTTGTTTTGCGTTTGTTGGATAAACAGGCGGGCGCAATACGCCTGGAATCCTTGGGCATGGCTCCAGACGATCTGAAGATCCTGCGCCAGCTTATCCACCGACCTTACGGCATACTGCTCGTCACCGGGCCGACCGGTTCGGGCAAATCCACAACACTGTATGCCTCGTTGCAAGAAATAAACGATCGTAGCCGCAACATCCTTACGGTTGAGGATCCTATCGAGTACAGCCTGCCGGGCATTGGCCAGACCCAGGTAAACCCTAAGGTTGAGATGACGTTTGCGCGGGGGCTGCGCGCCATTCTGCGACAAGATCCCGATGTTGTGATGATTGGTGAAATTCGGGACCTTGAAACCGCCGAGATTGCAGTACAGGCCAGTCTCACCGGCCACCTTGTGTTATCTACGCTACACACGAATACTGCGGTGGGCGCGATCACTCGCCTTATGGATATGGGCATTGAGCCCTTCCTGATTTCATCAAGCCTGGTCGGTATTGTGGCCCAGCGTCTTGTTAGGGTGTTGTGCAAGGAGTGCCGTGAGGCCTATACGCCTACAGAAGAACACTGTGAGTTTTTGCAGCAGGATTTTGCAGCGCCGCCAACTATCTACCGAGCGAAAGGGTGCGAGCACTGCAACAACCTTGGTTACCGGGGGCGAATTGGTATTTATGAAGTGGTTGAAGTAACCAAGGAGATCAGCGCGTTGATTCACAAGCGTTCAGGTGAACTGGATCTGGAGCGAGAAGCACGTCTTAAAGGCCCGAGCATTCACGCTGATGGTGTAAGGAAGATACTTGAGGGCGCTACCACTGTGGAAGAGGTGCTCCGCGTAACGCACCGGGGCCAGTAA
- the gspI gene encoding type II secretion system minor pseudopilin GspI yields the protein MIRGKPSKLPKSARGFTLIEVMIALLVFGLIATAAAEVGSQYISSYESIRDKTLAGWLAENRINEIRLEDNLPGISENAKDQDYGPFRWQVTTKVLATAEAKMRRVEVEVARYQEGRSKPYSVHTLSAFVGER from the coding sequence GTGATACGAGGGAAGCCATCAAAACTGCCAAAATCCGCAAGAGGCTTCACGCTCATTGAAGTGATGATTGCGCTGCTGGTGTTTGGGCTGATTGCCACAGCCGCAGCCGAGGTGGGCAGTCAGTATATTTCCAGCTATGAGAGCATCCGTGACAAAACCCTCGCAGGCTGGCTTGCTGAAAACCGTATAAACGAAATTCGGCTGGAAGATAACCTACCCGGCATCTCCGAGAACGCGAAAGATCAAGACTATGGTCCTTTTCGATGGCAAGTGACCACCAAGGTGTTGGCCACAGCCGAAGCTAAAATGCGGCGCGTTGAAGTTGAGGTGGCGCGCTATCAAGAGGGTCGCTCAAAGCCATATTCCGTGCACACGCTTTCTGCCTTCGTGGGTGAAAGATGA